One segment of Pseudophryne corroboree isolate aPseCor3 chromosome 10, aPseCor3.hap2, whole genome shotgun sequence DNA contains the following:
- the LOC134965302 gene encoding olfactory receptor 5V1-like, protein MAYSNKTYSDDFILLGFSGGQRIYSLLILVIYMMIVTGNLTVFSIIRVDRHLQTPMYFFLSCLSILDVCYSTVALPAMLVNAITGNRRISFNRCFAQLYFFVLFGGAECLLLAAMAYDRYVAICNPLHYLLMMNKLFCSYFVAGCWICGSLNAMFHTLMTLKLTFCRDSQIHHFYCDVLPMLEAACSDTDSSQVVLHIVTVFLGVSPFLLVLYSYIHIISTILKIRSSAGRQKVFSTCSSHLIVVTIFYTMGDFNYNGPISGDSFVIVQVSSLLYNILPPLLNPFIYCLRNEEVRSALTKAIISIKITTRAGQ, encoded by the coding sequence ATGGCATATAGCAACAAGACTTATTCGGATGATTTTATTCTTTTAGGATTTTCTGGGGGACAGCGTATATATTCACTTTTAATCTTAGTGATTTATATGATGATCGTTACTGGAAATCTAACTGTGTTTAGCATTATTCGGGTTGACCGTCATCTTCAGACACCAATGTACTTTTTCCTGAGTTGCCTATCCATATTAGATGTGTGTTACTCTACGGTCGCACTCCCGGCTATGCTGGTCAATGCTATAACGGGCAACAGGAGGATTTCCTTCAACAGGTGTTTTGCACAGCTCTatttctttgtgctgtttggaggaGCGGAATGTCTTCTACTGGCTGCCATGGCCTATGACCGATACGTGGCTATATGTAACCCACTGCACTATCTGCTCATGATGAATAAGTTGTTCTGCTCATATTTCgtggcaggatgctggatctgtggctcTTTGAATGCCATGTTTCACACATTGATGACTTTGAAACTGACCTTCTGTAGGGACAGTCAAATCCACCATTTCTACTGTGACGTTCTCCCCATGTTAGAAGCAGCTTGTAGTGATACAGACAGCAGCCAGGTGGTGCTGCATATCGTCACTGTTTTTCTGGGGGTGTCCCCTTTCCTACTTGTGctttactcatacatacatataatctcCACTATACTGAAAATCCGCTCTTCTGCAGGTAGGCAGAAAGTCTTCTCCACATGTTCCTCCCACCTCATTGTTGTTACCATCTTTTACACAATGGGGGATTTCAACTACAATGGTCCAATTTCTGGAGATTCCTTTGTCATTGTCCAAGTGTCATCTCTTCTATACAATATTTTACCTCCATTATTGAATCCTTTCATTTACTGTTTGAGAAATGAAGAGGTGAGGAGCGCTTTGACAAAGGCAATTATTAGTATAAAAATTACTACGAGGGCgggtcaataa